The genomic segment agttaaatttaaaaatacatgatcagtTGATAAAAATTTGTAAAGATATCCCAGCTTATACGGATAAGATGGATGCATTTCACAATGCTGATATCTTTGAATCTAATGCTGATAAGTTCAATCTAAATaatgaacagaaaaacaaagtatttAAATTATGGCTTCCCTCATATATGGCAAGGAGATTAGAGACCACACCAAGAGTAAATGATGAACGTGAAATAATACATAGTTCCCCAGCAGATCGATTGAGGCAACTACTTTTATTTACTACTGGAGAATCTACTCCTACATTTGAAATCCTTGACATGTTAAAGCCCACTTTACAGGATGATCCATTTGCATTCTTGATAAAATTTGAACAGGCGTATAGAATGGTCATGGAAATTGAGGATGATTCTGAACCCACTGCAATGATAAAGTCATTTGTAAAACGGTTCAAATATCTTGATCCAGTCTCCAGGGAGTTAGCACTAGGAAAGCCTACGTTACAGGAAGCGGCAACATTTATTGATCAAATAAGGAGATCCATAAAACAAAGTAGTATAAGGGTCAAAGTTGCTGCAGTccaaaaaaaggatgaaaatCAGGTAACAAATTCAAATCGTCCTAAATCAAACCCTCCCATGAAAAGAGACCAATATAAACAGAAAGGAAAGGTGTCATTTcaaagaggacaagttacttgttaTTATTGTGGTAAAATAGGACATTTAAAATGGCAATGTAGGAAATTCCTAAATGAGTCAcagaatgcagggaaagaaaatggttttgtgccaaCTGCTCCTTCTCCAGAGCAGGATCAGTCACAATCACCATATGCACCTTTAATAAGACAAATTAGAGAATTAACATTGAATAATTCGTACAAGGGGAAATCTTATGGTAATAAAATTGAGGAGACAGCTGGTTTGTTACCTTCCCCATGACTAGGACGAACTATGACCTCTCGTCCTTTGGAATTAGTAGCTCCAGTTTCATTAGATGACTGTGGAAGACCTTTTGTAAGGGGATCCTTACAGGGCAATGAGGTGACATTTCTCATTGACACCGGAGCTCAATTAAGTGTGACTAATCAGGATTTACCTCTAACTCCAAATGCACCTGTTTGTACAATTGTTGGTTTTAGTGGAAAGAATGGGACTAAGGCAAATTTAGCACAGAATGTTAATTTAGAAATACCAGGCTATCTGAAAACTAAAATAGACATTTGGCATAGTACTAATTCTGAAAACATCATAGGAACTGACCTAATGAAAAAATGGGGTTGGGTCATTGACTTAGGAAATAAGGTGATCTGGAAAGATGTTGATGGATCTAAACCTGTAGTCATTGATCCCACTGAATACAGTCATGTTGGTACTGTTTGCCTAACTGAAGTTGTTTCTTCTGAACATTTGTGGCCAGAAACTGGTGATGATGAAGTtctaaaagaaattgtacaatgtactccttctttgtgggcaCAATTTAGGAATGATGTCGGCACAATGAAAGATGTATTAGTCAATGTGGAGGGGAGAGACCCTCCTCCCCAAAAACAGTACAAATTGCCACCTGAATCAATTGGTCCCATGTCTAAAATCATACAGGAACTACTTGATCAAGGTGTCATTAGAAAAGCTAATTCAGTAACAAACAATCCTTTGTGGTGTACTGTGAAGCCTGATGGTTCATACCGAATGTTATTGGACCTAAGACTGCTGAATAAGTATACCCCAAATGTGGCACCCATTGTTGCAGATACTCATGACATAATGGCACGACTGAATGCTAAGGCAAAGTTTTTCTCTGTTTTAGACATCAGTAATGGTTTTTTCAGCATTTCTCTTGCAAAGAGCTGTCAATACAAATTTGCATTTTGTTTCATGGATGaacaatatgtattttgcagattacctcaaggagcacatttatcacctagcatatttcatcaggcagttgcaaaagtattgtccaaattttcaagacccgattgtctgttgcaatatgttgatgatattCTTTTAGCCACTGAGGATAGAGAGTTGCATTTATCTCTCTTAGCAGAATTATTTTCGTTAATGCACGAAGCAGGTTTGAAATTGAACACGAAGAAAGTCAAACTTTTGCAGACTGAAGTGAGATATCTTGGAGTGTTAATCAGTCATGGAAAGAGACAGCCACTTCAAGATAGGATTGAGGCTATTGCTTCTCTTCCCATTCCAACATCACACAAGGCTCTGAGACATTTCTTGGGTCTGGTAAACTTTTCCAGAGAATTCATAGAAGGCtttgcagaaaaagctaaacCTCTTTATGATCTCTTGAAAAATAATGATG from the Bufo bufo chromosome 2, aBufBuf1.1, whole genome shotgun sequence genome contains:
- the LOC120991089 gene encoding posterior protein-like produces the protein MEFLNSYSDKSKLEFKVVSSHTNAQLWASLYNQCEEENIRIDKKLLCMDKLQKKLRNVLHMVKIFNTLVLEDRQPQTQTHSICVNNKDTHDTDTQEHIEEDDFNDCPKCQILAQHIEDLEDQMEIRTQLISKLCHRTKKVSIITKSGIDTGASYIPDTSPADANEDIEAEEIKRRKLHDRAAKLNLKIHDQLIKICKDIPAYTDKMDAFHNADIFESNADKFNLNNEQKNKVFKLWLPSYMARRLETTPRVNDEREIIHSSPADRLRQLLLFTTGESTPTFEILDMLKPTLQDDPFAFLIKFEQAYRMVMEIEDDSEPTAMIKSFVKRFKYLDPVSRELALGKPTLQEAATFIDQIRRSIKQSSIRVKVAAVQKKDENQVTNSNRPKSNPPMKRDQYKQKGKVSFQRGQVTCYYCGKIGHLKWQCRKFLNESQNAGKENGFVPTAPSPEQDQSQSPYAPLIRQIRELTLNNSYKGKSYGNKIEETAGLLPSP